One Malania oleifera isolate guangnan ecotype guangnan chromosome 9, ASM2987363v1, whole genome shotgun sequence DNA segment encodes these proteins:
- the LOC131164174 gene encoding small ribosomal subunit protein uS8my-like has translation MTPFYMTTRGFYFHAVGFWCSGVWVWTVVGRQGRTMGRRILNEALRTIVNADKRGLATAQLQPISTVISSFLHIMKHRGYIKDFQVYDEHRVRKITVELQGRIKDCRALMYRQDVKAKDIEKYKVQQLPTRQWGYIVITTPSGVLDHEEAIRQNVGGQVLGYFY, from the exons ATGACGCCGTTTTATATGACCACAAGGGGATTCTACTTTCATGCTGTGGGGTTTTGGTGTTCGGGGGTTTGGGTTTGGACAGTGGTCGGAAGACAGGGCAGGACGATGGGGAGGAGGATCTTGAACGAAGCACTCAGAACCATTGTCAATGCAGACAAAAGAGGCTTAGCCACCGCTCAGTTGCAACCCATTTCCACCGTCATCTCCTCCTTTCTTCACATCATGAAACATcgag GATACATCAAAGATTTTCAGGTGTATGATGAACACAGAGTAAGAAAGATAACCGTTGAACTACAAGGCAGGATTAAGGATTGTCGGGCTCTCATGTATAGGCAGGACGTCAAGGCTAAGGACATTGAGAAATATAAAGTACAGCAACTTCCAACGCGGCAG TGGGGATACATTGTGATTACTACTCCAAGTGGTGTTTTGGATCACGAAGAGGCAATTAGACAAAACGTGGGTGGCCAGGTTCTTGGTTACTTTTACTGA